Proteins from one Carassius gibelio isolate Cgi1373 ecotype wild population from Czech Republic chromosome A25, carGib1.2-hapl.c, whole genome shotgun sequence genomic window:
- the LOC127946846 gene encoding von Willebrand factor A domain-containing protein 5A-like encodes MEICGLVTQNKESVPLKSISVQVRVQGHVATVSSTLQYVNEEERPLEALFVFPLPADAAVCHFSAKIGEQEIVAEVQDRERARDQYDDAVSSGQQAFLLEESAESPDVFRLSVGCLSAGQNAAVTIIYITELAVQADHSLRFCLPAVLNPRYTPAGSGAGIVSEISSGCGAVPYTLTLSVHVSSPKPISKLESNCSLDPLVFLQSDHTQATVNLSPGHMFDKDFELFVFYQDTHQPSAIVEAGVTTAPPGSLMRDPVVMIILYPEFPEDVKKSLATRGEFVFVIDRSGSMGSMMHYGKRAKMRIESAKDTLLLLLKSLPMGCYFNIYGFGSHFESFFPQSVVYNQETMDQALKRVKEMKSDMGGTEILQPLKHIYSQRSHPDHPRQLLVFTDGEVGNTKEVLDLVKSHAHSHRCFSFGIGEGASAALITGMAREGSGHAQFITDTDRMQPKVMQSLRFALQPAVVNISVDWTLPDGLTVETLSPPINVLFQGQRTLIYAQLKGESSGGSEGTVTVKYSLKDQPVTNQLHFCLKPTEETGLSIHRLAARTLIRSLEQEERSGAADVEGIRSRMVELSVQAGVSSVHTAFIAVNKDSRQTVKGPLNRRRVLAYGYLFTNSL; translated from the exons TTCCTCTGAAGAGCATCTCGGTGCAGGTTCGGGTTCAGGGTCATGTAGCCACAGTCTCCTCCACTCTGCAGTATGTGAATGAGGAAGAGCGCCCCCTGGAGGCCTTGTTCGTCTTCCCTCTGCCTGCTGATGCTGCTGTCTGCCACTTCAGTGCCAAGATCGGAGAGCAGGAGATTGTGGCAGAGGTGCAGGACAGAGAAAGA GCGCGGGATCAGTATGATGATGCTGTGAGTTCGGGTCAGCAGGCGTTTCTGTTGGAAGAAAGCGCTGAGAGTCCCGATGTGTTCAGACTGAGTGTGGGGTGTCTGTCGGCGGGTCAGAACGCTGCTGTCACCATCATCTACATCACTGAGCTCGCTGTGCAGGCCGACCACTCGCTGCGCTTCTGTCTGCCGGCTGTACTCAACCCTCGATACACACCAGCAG gTTCAGGTGCTGGTATCGTCTCAGAGATTTCATCAGGATGTGGAGCTGTTCCCTACACGCTGACTCTCAGTGTCCATGTGAGCTCTCCAAAGCCCATCTCCAAACTAGAGTCCAACTGCTCTCTGGATCCTCTAGTGTTCCTGCAGTCTGATCACACTCAGGCCACG GTGAATCTGAGTCCTGGTCATATGTTTGATAAGGACTTTGAGCTGTTTGTGTTCTATCAGGATACCCATCAGCCCTCTGCTATAGTGGAGGCAGGAGTGACCACTGCCCCGCCAG GCTCTCTGATGAGAGACCCAGTGGTCATGATAATTTTGTACCCAGAGTTCCCAGAGGACGTAAAGAAATCACTGGCAACTCGAGGggagtttgtttttgtgattgaCAGATCAGGCAGCATGGGCAGCATGATGCATTATGGGAAAAGAGCAAAGATGCGCATTGAAAGTGCAAAA GACACTCTGCTGTTACTGTTGAAGAGTCTGCCCATGGGATGCTACTTCAATATCTATGGATTTGGCTCTCATTTTGAGTCCTTCTTCCC TCAGAGTGTCGTGTATAATCAGGAAACAATGGATCAGGCTCTGAAGAGAGTGAAGGAAATGAAATCAGACATGGGTGGCACAGAGATTTTACAGCCTTTAAAACACATCTACAGTCAGCGCTCTCACCCTGATCACCCCAGACAG CTGTTGGTCTTCACGGATGGAGAGGTGGGAAACACTAAAGAGGTGCTGGACCTGGTGAAAAGTCACGCTCACTCTCACAG GTGTTTCTCGTTCGGGATTGGTGAGGGTGCGAGTGCCGCCCTCATCACAGGAATGGCCAGAGAGGGATCTGGTCACGCTCAGTTCATCACAGACACAGACCGCATGCAGCCCAAA GTGATGCAGTCGCTCAGGTTTGCTCTGCAGCCCGCTGTGGTTAATATCTCTGTGGATTGGACCCTTCCAGATGGTCTTACTGTTGAAACATTGTCTCCTCCCATCAATGTGCTCTTCCAGGGTCAAAGGACACTCATTTATGCCCAACTGAAAGGAGAG AGTTCAGGAGGCTCTGAGGGAACAGTGACAGTCAAATACAGTCTTAAAGATCAACCAGTAACAAACCAGCTCCACTTCTGCCTCAAACCCACTGAGGAAACTGG GCTGTCCATCCACCGGCTGGCGGCTCGGACCCTGATCCGTTCTCTGGAGCAGGAGGAGAGGTCAGGTGCTGCAGATGTTGAGGGCATCAGGAGCAGGATGGTGGAGCTCAGTGTTCAGGCAGGAGTGAGCAGTGTTCATACAGCCTTCATTGCTGTTAATAAAGACAGCAGACAGACTGTGAAAGGACCCCTGAATCGGAGAAGAGTTTTAGCATACG gttatctattcacgaacagcttgtaa